A genomic window from Dermacentor silvarum isolate Dsil-2018 chromosome 9, BIME_Dsil_1.4, whole genome shotgun sequence includes:
- the LOC119465210 gene encoding uncharacterized protein LOC119465210 isoform X1 yields MGEPSSIIENLVLACDVPPASHELTVVTEPYGPADSPLTQEIQLTMQKPEETSNLKKTQRVSRVMTIIPRPSPTEKLGERSAPPISKVNSNFPKGRIVTPVAAAPDSGGGSVLEALSKSFPPVVPVKLWRNPAPMIRVNKPSTLQHPLGQLEVNLGRPSTLLVNSESSMHSTAGRNDDSTSSSDASGEYVLPVVNKKKEQPPAPKRSPPPKLTVLWEYRTHRRKRQCKKQDPRVVSPSAKCNASNKNDNVNVAMMSSTCIDRPCVVSMYHLNDQVLANGFVNLTTVKHEDLFLLASSPVVRLSSDKLVVSKVELKPRASDTLQQSAEVSSITDTDDLEQLLKEQRNVLVQLRKKYKKLSP; encoded by the coding sequence GCACGAGCTGACCGTTGTAACAGAACCGTATGGCCCTGCTGACAGCCCACTGACTCAAGAAATTCAATTGACAATGCAAAAGCCAGAAGAAACATCTAACCTGAAGAAAACGCAACGAGTGTCAAGAGTGATGACTATCATTCCCAGACCTTCACCCACAGAAAAACTCGGGGAAAGGAGTGCTCCACCAATCTCAAAAGTGAACTCAAACTTTCCAAAAGGAAGGATTGTGACCCCTGTTGCAGCTGCGCCAGACAGCGGTGGAGGTAGTGTCCTCGAGGCATTATCAAAGAGCTTTCCGCCAGTGGTTCCTGTAAAACTGTGGCGTAACCCAGCGCCAATGATTCGTGTGAATAAGCCTAGCACATTGCAACACCCACTGGGTCAGTTGGAGGTAAACTTAGGCAGGCCATCCACACTGCTTGTGAATAGCGAAAGTAGCATGCACTCCACTGCTGGCAGGAATGATGACAGCACGAGCAGCTCAGATGCTAGTGGTGAATATGTTCTGCCagttgtaaataaaaaaaaggagcagCCGCCAGCGCCAAAGCGTTCGCCCCCCCCAAAATTGACTGTATTATGGGAATACAGAACGCACAGGCGAAAGAGGCAGTGCAAAAAACAAGACCCCCGTGTGGTATCCCCAAGTGCCAAGTGCAATGCAAGCAACAAAAATGATAATGTAAATGTGGCCATGATGTCGTCAACCTGCATTGACAGACCATGTGTTGTGAGCATGTATCACCTGAATGACCAAGTGCTTGCGAACGGCTTTGTGAACCTGACCACTGTCAAGCACGAGGATCTCTTTCTGTTGGCATCCAGCCCGGTGGTGAGGTTATCGTCAGACAAGCTGGTGGTCTCAAAGGTTGAACTGAAGCCCCGAGCGTCGGACACTTTGCAGCAGAGTGCAGAGGTGTCCAGCATTACAGATACAGACGATTTGGAGCAGTTGCTTAAGGAACAGCGAAACGTACTGGTACAGCTGCGCAAGAAATACAAGAAGCTAAGCCCTTAG
- the LOC119465210 gene encoding uncharacterized protein LOC119465210 isoform X2, producing MQKPEETSNLKKTQRVSRVMTIIPRPSPTEKLGERSAPPISKVNSNFPKGRIVTPVAAAPDSGGGSVLEALSKSFPPVVPVKLWRNPAPMIRVNKPSTLQHPLGQLEVNLGRPSTLLVNSESSMHSTAGRNDDSTSSSDASGEYVLPVVNKKKEQPPAPKRSPPPKLTVLWEYRTHRRKRQCKKQDPRVVSPSAKCNASNKNDNVNVAMMSSTCIDRPCVVSMYHLNDQVLANGFVNLTTVKHEDLFLLASSPVVRLSSDKLVVSKVELKPRASDTLQQSAEVSSITDTDDLEQLLKEQRNVLVQLRKKYKKLSP from the coding sequence ATGCAAAAGCCAGAAGAAACATCTAACCTGAAGAAAACGCAACGAGTGTCAAGAGTGATGACTATCATTCCCAGACCTTCACCCACAGAAAAACTCGGGGAAAGGAGTGCTCCACCAATCTCAAAAGTGAACTCAAACTTTCCAAAAGGAAGGATTGTGACCCCTGTTGCAGCTGCGCCAGACAGCGGTGGAGGTAGTGTCCTCGAGGCATTATCAAAGAGCTTTCCGCCAGTGGTTCCTGTAAAACTGTGGCGTAACCCAGCGCCAATGATTCGTGTGAATAAGCCTAGCACATTGCAACACCCACTGGGTCAGTTGGAGGTAAACTTAGGCAGGCCATCCACACTGCTTGTGAATAGCGAAAGTAGCATGCACTCCACTGCTGGCAGGAATGATGACAGCACGAGCAGCTCAGATGCTAGTGGTGAATATGTTCTGCCagttgtaaataaaaaaaaggagcagCCGCCAGCGCCAAAGCGTTCGCCCCCCCCAAAATTGACTGTATTATGGGAATACAGAACGCACAGGCGAAAGAGGCAGTGCAAAAAACAAGACCCCCGTGTGGTATCCCCAAGTGCCAAGTGCAATGCAAGCAACAAAAATGATAATGTAAATGTGGCCATGATGTCGTCAACCTGCATTGACAGACCATGTGTTGTGAGCATGTATCACCTGAATGACCAAGTGCTTGCGAACGGCTTTGTGAACCTGACCACTGTCAAGCACGAGGATCTCTTTCTGTTGGCATCCAGCCCGGTGGTGAGGTTATCGTCAGACAAGCTGGTGGTCTCAAAGGTTGAACTGAAGCCCCGAGCGTCGGACACTTTGCAGCAGAGTGCAGAGGTGTCCAGCATTACAGATACAGACGATTTGGAGCAGTTGCTTAAGGAACAGCGAAACGTACTGGTACAGCTGCGCAAGAAATACAAGAAGCTAAGCCCTTAG